One Methanobrevibacter millerae genomic region harbors:
- the fwdF gene encoding tungsten-dependent formylmethanofuran dehydrogenase subunit FwdF yields MFNVERTGSEIRKLKYDDSKCLGCGICSEVCPTTSLRLGPIVPIARGLIEMDYLSVNADSCVLCGICSVACPFDALSLTVDGNDIKEMANYPTWEVESDVCEDDCVYCGRCAIACPRDAIVFERNLPAREALVRGEIDIDDEKCIYCSFCAELCPPGAITITNVPTSSVDLSNSSIEVDPSKCVFCGVCKRVCPQDAITEICSTCMLQDQIEVPEVTGTTFIIENECVNCSWCKEICPVDAINVTKPFEGKLEVVETEESVCKGDSCHACQDVCSCNAVEIVDGKAVTNLTFCNLCGACITACPQNIRQISRTSMKLTNITSESWNECLNKVLDE; encoded by the coding sequence ATGTTTAATGTAGAGAGAACTGGTTCTGAAATTCGTAAGTTGAAATATGATGATTCCAAATGTTTAGGATGCGGAATCTGCAGTGAAGTTTGTCCAACAACTTCCTTAAGATTGGGACCTATAGTGCCGATAGCACGTGGATTGATTGAAATGGATTATCTTTCTGTAAACGCTGATTCATGTGTTTTATGCGGTATATGTTCAGTTGCCTGTCCGTTCGATGCATTATCATTGACAGTTGACGGTAATGACATTAAGGAAATGGCCAATTATCCTACTTGGGAAGTTGAATCTGATGTATGTGAAGATGATTGTGTTTACTGCGGCAGATGCGCCATTGCATGTCCAAGGGACGCAATAGTGTTTGAAAGGAATTTGCCTGCAAGGGAAGCGCTGGTCAGAGGGGAAATAGATATTGATGATGAGAAATGTATCTATTGTTCATTCTGTGCTGAATTATGTCCTCCGGGCGCAATAACAATCACTAACGTTCCGACATCAAGTGTGGATTTATCAAACAGCAGCATTGAAGTTGATCCGTCAAAATGCGTATTCTGCGGAGTTTGTAAGAGAGTTTGTCCTCAGGATGCGATTACCGAAATCTGTTCAACCTGTATGCTGCAAGATCAAATTGAAGTTCCTGAGGTTACCGGTACTACTTTCATCATTGAAAACGAGTGCGTTAACTGCAGCTGGTGTAAGGAAATCTGTCCGGTTGATGCGATTAACGTCACAAAACCGTTTGAAGGTAAGCTAGAAGTAGTTGAAACCGAAGAAAGCGTCTGTAAAGGCGATTCATGCCACGCATGTCAGGACGTCTGTTCATGCAATGCGGTTGAAATCGTTGACGGAAAAGCAGTTACTAACTTGACTTTCTGTAATTTATGCGGAGCATGCATAACCGCATGTCCTCAAAACATTAGGCAAATAAGCAGAACTTCAATGAAGTTAACCAACATCACTTCCGAATCTTGGAATGAATGTTTAAACAAAGTTTTAGATGAATAA
- a CDS encoding class III signal peptide-containing protein, producing the protein MSGILYWTTGHMFRKIDNKGQSSAELILIIGGLLVVVLFVGSYISSITGTTQSSFKTLLSQEREKLINKI; encoded by the coding sequence ATGTCAGGAATACTATATTGGACAACAGGACACATGTTTAGAAAAATAGACAATAAAGGACAAAGTAGTGCTGAATTAATACTCATAATTGGCGGGCTGCTGGTTGTGGTATTGTTTGTCGGGAGCTATATCTCAAGCATAACCGGCACTACTCAAAGCTCTTTCAAGACATTATTGAGTCAGGAAAGAGAAAAATTAATAAATAAAATATAA
- a CDS encoding class III signal peptide-containing protein, whose translation MNILKKIHKDNTGQGAAEYILLFGGVIVIALLALTIYRSYMETSDKSLKAKDDIIDVRNTILDNRTHV comes from the coding sequence ATGAATATTCTGAAAAAAATACATAAAGACAATACCGGTCAAGGCGCCGCCGAATACATTCTTCTGTTCGGAGGCGTCATAGTAATTGCTCTTTTAGCACTAACCATCTACAGATCATATATGGAAACCAGTGACAAAAGTTTAAAAGCAAAAGACGACATAATTGATGTCAGGAATACTATATTGGACAACAGGACACATGTTTAG
- a CDS encoding metal-dependent hydrolase translates to MEIRWLGHSAFEIITDDDVHILIDPFISNNPSCPVPVEELNPDIILVTHGHSDHLGDAMDISNSTNAPIAAIHEISLFLSKQGIETIGVNIGGSFIYRGVKFTMLDAKHSSDIDMVEEVVPGGVAASFLITFEDGTTIFHCGDTGLFGDMKTIIGDIYKPDIVMVPIGDKFTMGPFEAALASMWLNPKITIPMHYNTFPPIEQDPTVFANFVMQFNPKINTVILNPNEYFEYNPENYQD, encoded by the coding sequence ATGGAGATTAGATGGCTGGGTCATTCAGCTTTCGAAATCATAACCGATGATGACGTTCACATTCTGATTGATCCTTTTATCAGCAACAATCCGTCCTGTCCTGTTCCCGTTGAGGAATTGAATCCGGACATTATTCTTGTTACCCACGGTCATTCAGACCATCTGGGTGATGCAATGGATATTTCCAATTCCACAAACGCTCCCATTGCAGCTATTCATGAAATATCTTTATTCTTATCTAAGCAAGGTATTGAAACCATAGGCGTTAATATAGGAGGTTCCTTCATTTACAGAGGCGTCAAGTTCACGATGCTTGATGCAAAGCACTCCTCAGACATAGACATGGTCGAGGAAGTCGTTCCTGGCGGAGTTGCTGCAAGCTTTCTGATTACTTTTGAAGACGGAACTACAATATTCCACTGTGGTGATACTGGTTTATTTGGTGATATGAAAACGATAATCGGTGATATTTACAAACCGGATATTGTGATGGTTCCTATCGGTGACAAGTTCACAATGGGACCTTTCGAAGCGGCTCTTGCTTCTATGTGGCTAAACCCTAAAATTACTATTCCTATGCATTATAACACTTTCCCGCCTATAGAACAAGACCCAACTGTATTTGCAAACTTTGTAATGCAGTTTAATCCAAAAATAAACACAGTAATCCTAAATCCTAACGAATACTTTGAATATAATCCTGAAAACTATCAGGATTAA
- the rqcH gene encoding ribosome rescue protein RqcH: MKAMSNVDIFTISDELNNLLTGARVDKSFQPTKDIVVMRFHVAGTGRVDLVMQCGSRIHTSKYPLENPTNPPTFPMLLRKRVKGAHVESVKQHNFDRVVEIRVKKDKYYTIVVELFDKGNIILLDEENNIILPLKRKHWSTRDISSKKEYIFPEERGINPITVTEDGFKEIIINSESDIVRTLAVNGFGSLYAEEIIQRADIDKNTPTKDLTDGELSRLFNSLKEVFDILRNEEYKPQIVKDGRKEDVVPLDLVKYDGFEKTYYENFNEACDEYYSKKVNTDIKDVKERAWNKKVNKFEKRLNLQQETLDNFTRTIETSQHKGELIYSNYTTIENIVNVVNTAISKDYSYKEIGKTLKKAKEDGMAEAQIYESIDKMGVLTLNIEGESIIIDPSLSIPENAENYYEKAKKAKRKSKGAVIAIENTKKQLEEIKAKKEIAMENISIPKKREKKNLKWYEKLRWFITSDNTLVVGGRDAATNEAIVKKYLDNNDIYLHADIHGATSTAVKLGGKSLNDTILKESGEFAASFSSAWSKGFTTQDVFWVHPDQVSKTPEAGEFLAKGSFVIRGNRNYIRSARVKIAIGIVDYEGKRIMAGPVEALEAHCDNYVVLKPGYTKKEAIAKKILHKINEDDLITLDDIIRVLPSGKCDIDEEYHQRKKYEN, encoded by the coding sequence ATGAAAGCAATGTCTAACGTAGACATTTTTACAATTAGTGATGAACTTAATAATTTATTGACTGGCGCAAGAGTGGACAAATCATTCCAGCCTACCAAAGATATCGTAGTTATGAGATTTCACGTTGCTGGAACCGGCAGAGTAGATTTGGTGATGCAGTGCGGTTCAAGAATACATACCAGCAAATATCCTCTTGAAAATCCCACCAATCCGCCAACGTTTCCAATGCTTTTAAGAAAAAGGGTTAAAGGAGCTCACGTTGAAAGCGTAAAGCAGCACAATTTCGACAGAGTAGTTGAAATTAGAGTCAAAAAGGATAAATACTACACCATCGTGGTTGAACTCTTCGACAAGGGAAACATCATTCTTTTAGATGAGGAAAACAATATCATATTGCCTCTTAAAAGGAAACACTGGTCAACAAGGGACATAAGCTCCAAAAAGGAATACATATTCCCTGAAGAAAGGGGCATCAATCCGATTACGGTTACCGAAGACGGCTTTAAGGAAATCATCATAAATTCCGAAAGCGACATCGTAAGAACCCTTGCAGTCAACGGTTTCGGAAGCCTATACGCGGAAGAGATAATCCAGAGAGCGGATATCGACAAGAACACCCCGACAAAGGATTTGACAGACGGTGAACTTTCAAGACTGTTCAACTCACTGAAGGAAGTCTTTGACATACTAAGAAACGAGGAATATAAGCCGCAGATTGTAAAGGACGGAAGAAAGGAAGACGTCGTTCCTTTGGATCTTGTTAAGTATGACGGCTTTGAAAAAACATACTATGAAAACTTCAATGAGGCCTGTGACGAATACTATTCCAAAAAGGTCAACACCGACATCAAGGATGTCAAGGAAAGAGCCTGGAACAAGAAAGTAAACAAGTTCGAAAAAAGATTGAATCTGCAGCAAGAAACCCTTGATAATTTTACAAGAACAATCGAAACTAGTCAACATAAGGGAGAGTTAATTTATTCTAATTACACGACCATTGAAAATATAGTAAATGTCGTCAACACAGCTATCAGTAAAGACTATTCTTATAAGGAAATCGGCAAAACTCTCAAGAAAGCCAAGGAGGACGGGATGGCCGAAGCCCAGATTTACGAGTCAATCGACAAGATGGGCGTTTTGACCTTGAACATTGAGGGCGAATCAATAATTATCGATCCAAGCCTTTCAATACCTGAGAACGCTGAAAACTATTATGAAAAAGCTAAAAAGGCCAAAAGAAAATCCAAAGGTGCCGTCATAGCTATTGAAAATACCAAAAAGCAGCTTGAAGAGATAAAGGCCAAAAAGGAAATTGCCATGGAGAACATTTCAATTCCTAAAAAGCGCGAGAAGAAGAATCTCAAATGGTATGAAAAACTCAGATGGTTCATCACCTCAGACAACACTTTGGTCGTCGGCGGTCGTGACGCTGCCACCAATGAAGCCATTGTGAAGAAATATCTTGACAATAATGATATTTATCTGCATGCAGATATACATGGTGCAACTTCAACTGCCGTAAAATTAGGTGGCAAGTCATTAAATGACACAATCCTTAAAGAATCCGGCGAGTTTGCAGCTTCATTTTCATCTGCTTGGTCGAAAGGTTTCACAACACAGGACGTATTTTGGGTTCATCCGGACCAGGTTTCAAAAACTCCCGAAGCGGGCGAATTTCTGGCCAAGGGATCATTCGTCATAAGGGGAAACCGAAACTATATCAGAAGCGCAAGGGTAAAGATAGCTATTGGAATAGTTGACTACGAAGGAAAAAGAATAATGGCCGGACCTGTGGAGGCACTTGAGGCACACTGTGACAATTATGTAGTTTTAAAGCCAGGATACACCAAAAAAGAGGCAATAGCCAAAAAGATACTGCATAAGATTAATGAGGATGATTTAATAACACTGGATGACATCATAAGAGTATTGCCATCCGGAAAATGCGATATCGATGAAGAGTATCATCAAAGAAAAAAATATGAGAATTAA
- a CDS encoding EMC6-like membrane protein has product MDDTIKLTSVSVIVGIIVGVISGLFTIGALGFKNDMVGLLLAIIAVYALSKTTNKIVNEELDRSQKIWDWFFPFFFSWIIVWVLIANYM; this is encoded by the coding sequence TTGGACGATACAATTAAACTTACATCCGTCAGTGTCATTGTTGGAATAATTGTCGGTGTCATATCAGGATTATTCACAATAGGCGCATTAGGATTTAAAAACGATATGGTCGGCTTGTTGCTTGCCATTATAGCTGTTTACGCATTATCTAAGACTACTAATAAGATAGTAAATGAAGAATTAGACCGATCTCAAAAAATATGGGACTGGTTTTTCCCGTTCTTTTTCTCATGGATTATCGTATGGGTATTGATTGCTAACTATATGTAG
- a CDS encoding DUF2070 family protein yields MSSMGSVAGLSKYIKTLPNTEKSICGIAVISFLTGIIYFSITLKELTFTDVITGGIISFAVLGISSILSGSLNQQGVKVLHGINLKIKHSMFLSLLSMSFLAFVIIVGGIITRIFGIDLLINSMVFGCVLIYGFNTLVLWSTTQIGFGKSAVIATFQPLLILAMGVLVLFLSTDASFFSTPVMVNIIIKTVVACLIFVLAIYSFIIVAASPLKKNLGIGMLDLISLFIAHMNEGSNLLESTFENMGESIDTLVTFISFKGENGIKSLFISPSVHPGPLGNIGGSNMPTILSGKFDHFTMVAHGPSTHDFNPISTSEIDKIEKSVKEGLAEVEYSKKASTFKRYSSNAANVGVQFFNKGMVILSTFAPNGSDDIEFGVGLTMMTQSISKCNVKDSIIVDCHNSFTPESGEVLPGNAEVFDLIDVINKIEVENVEYQSIKVGCHADVMGDLDKHEGIGESGLKTMIIEVDNQRTAYVLFDSNNMEIGFRQEIIDATKDLDIDEIEVMTTDTHTVNTLSRGYNPVGIEKRPEIIEYVIKSIKLAIDDLEEVEVGTGTKKIKNLNTFGPKNSTELISTISSIVAVSKIIAPVLLITALFIVFIWIFYGYI; encoded by the coding sequence ATGTCAAGTATGGGCAGCGTTGCAGGATTGTCAAAATATATTAAAACCCTTCCGAATACGGAAAAGTCAATTTGCGGTATTGCAGTAATAAGTTTCCTGACGGGAATTATCTATTTTTCCATTACGCTTAAGGAATTGACTTTCACAGACGTAATAACAGGAGGAATAATAAGCTTTGCAGTATTGGGAATAAGTTCCATACTGAGCGGAAGCCTTAACCAGCAGGGAGTGAAGGTACTGCATGGAATAAACCTGAAAATAAAGCATTCAATGTTTTTATCACTGCTTTCCATGTCTTTCCTTGCATTTGTAATCATTGTCGGCGGAATCATTACAAGGATATTTGGAATTGACCTCCTGATTAATTCCATGGTATTCGGATGCGTACTCATTTACGGGTTCAATACTCTTGTATTATGGAGTACAACCCAAATAGGATTCGGAAAATCCGCCGTTATCGCAACATTCCAGCCGTTATTAATACTGGCCATGGGCGTTCTGGTACTCTTTTTATCAACTGACGCGTCATTCTTTTCAACGCCGGTAATGGTCAACATAATCATCAAGACTGTTGTTGCATGCCTGATATTCGTTCTGGCAATATATTCATTCATCATAGTTGCCGCTTCACCTTTGAAAAAAAATCTTGGAATCGGAATGCTGGATTTGATAAGCCTATTTATTGCCCACATGAACGAAGGGTCAAACCTTCTGGAATCCACATTCGAGAATATGGGCGAATCAATTGATACATTAGTCACTTTCATAAGCTTTAAGGGCGAAAATGGCATCAAGTCATTATTCATTTCCCCGTCCGTGCATCCGGGACCTCTCGGCAACATCGGGGGATCCAACATGCCTACCATTCTTTCAGGCAAATTCGACCACTTCACCATGGTGGCTCACGGACCGTCCACACACGACTTCAACCCGATTTCAACTTCAGAAATCGACAAAATCGAAAAAAGCGTGAAGGAAGGCCTTGCAGAAGTGGAATATTCCAAAAAGGCAAGTACGTTCAAAAGGTATTCCTCCAATGCCGCAAACGTAGGAGTGCAGTTTTTCAACAAGGGAATGGTAATCCTTTCCACATTCGCACCGAACGGAAGCGACGACATTGAATTCGGCGTCGGCCTTACCATGATGACCCAGAGCATAAGCAAATGTAACGTTAAGGATTCCATAATCGTTGACTGCCACAATTCATTCACTCCGGAAAGCGGTGAAGTCCTTCCCGGAAATGCTGAGGTATTTGACCTTATAGACGTCATCAACAAGATTGAAGTGGAAAACGTCGAATACCAATCTATCAAGGTCGGATGTCATGCTGACGTCATGGGAGATCTTGACAAGCATGAGGGAATCGGAGAAAGCGGATTGAAGACCATGATCATTGAAGTTGACAATCAGAGAACTGCATATGTGCTATTTGATTCAAACAACATGGAAATAGGCTTCAGGCAGGAAATAATCGATGCAACAAAAGACCTGGACATCGACGAGATTGAAGTGATGACAACGGATACCCATACCGTAAATACATTGTCCAGGGGATACAATCCGGTCGGAATAGAAAAAAGGCCCGAAATAATAGAATATGTAATAAAAAGTATAAAATTAGCTATCGATGATTTGGAAGAAGTTGAAGTTGGAACTGGAACTAAAAAAATCAAGAATCTAAACACTTTCGGCCCTAAAAACTCAACCGAACTTATCTCAACGATAAGCTCAATCGTTGCCGTCAGTAAGATAATAGCTCCAGTTTTATTAATTACCGCGTTATTTATAGTATTTATATGGATATTTTACGGCTACATATAG